A portion of the Trichocoleus sp. FACHB-46 genome contains these proteins:
- a CDS encoding CmcJ/NvfI family oxidoreductase: MSLVSPVFDHAILADLPSVTASLNYLLPMTDKPVNYTYEPPAGIPRQSGVSAAYEVPIYDARSLIANLSLDRQGFALVEQHSAAQDFYDDDVVRRIYYPEAEQLLKQVTGATRVVVFDHVVRNAQRSQSGTNDIKEPVRRVHNDFTANSAYTRGRLVLSEMGEQDPDALLKQRFSIINLWRAIANPIQESPLAVCDARSITSTDLVASDLVYRDRVGETYSVTYNPSHQWFYFPQMHRDEVLLIKCFDADESGRARFAAHTSFEDPTSPVNAPPRESIELRTLVFYPD, from the coding sequence ATGAGCCTGGTTAGTCCGGTTTTTGATCATGCTATTCTTGCCGATCTGCCCAGTGTGACAGCATCCCTGAACTACCTGTTACCCATGACAGATAAGCCAGTCAACTACACGTATGAGCCACCCGCAGGTATTCCTCGGCAGAGCGGGGTATCAGCGGCATACGAAGTACCAATTTATGATGCGCGATCGCTCATCGCTAATCTATCTCTCGATCGTCAGGGATTTGCATTGGTTGAACAGCACAGTGCGGCGCAAGATTTTTATGATGATGATGTAGTGCGTCGCATTTACTACCCGGAAGCCGAGCAATTGCTCAAACAAGTTACGGGAGCAACGAGAGTTGTGGTGTTTGATCATGTGGTCCGCAATGCTCAGAGATCACAGTCAGGAACAAATGACATTAAAGAACCTGTTCGACGGGTTCACAATGACTTTACTGCCAATTCAGCCTATACCCGTGGCCGATTGGTGTTAAGCGAGATGGGTGAGCAAGACCCGGATGCTCTACTCAAGCAGCGGTTTAGCATTATCAACCTATGGCGGGCGATCGCCAATCCCATTCAAGAATCGCCTCTGGCTGTGTGTGATGCCCGCAGTATTACTTCTACGGATCTGGTAGCGAGTGATCTGGTCTATCGCGATCGGGTCGGTGAAACCTATTCTGTCACCTACAATCCATCTCACCAGTGGTTCTATTTTCCCCAGATGCATCGAGATGAGGTTTTACTGATCAAATGCTTTGATGCCGATGAAAGTGGTCGAGCGCGGTTTGCTGCTCACACCTCTTTTGAAGATCCGACCAGTCCCGTGAATGCACCACCTCGTGAAAGCATTGAACTACGGACGTTGGTTTTCTATCCGGATTAG